One Streptomyces umbrinus genomic window, GATCCAGGTGACGACGATGCTGGGCCTCGGACTCGCCGTGGACTACGCGCTGTTGATGGTGGTCCGCTTCCGCGAGGAACGCCGCACCACCGACGACGTGGTGGAGGCCGTGCACCGCACGGTGGCCCGCGCCGGACGCACGGTCCTCTTCTCCGGGCTGACCGTGGCCGTCAGCCTCACCGGTCTGCTGGTGTTCCCCAGCACGTTCCTGCGCAGCATGGGTCTGGCCGTGGCCGCCGTGGTGGTCGTCGACATGCTGGCCGCGCTCACCCTGCTGCCGGCGCTGCTGGCCCGCTTCGGCGGAAAGATCGCCCCGGCACGCACCAAGCCCGCCGGTGAGGAGGGCCGTGTCTTCGCCCGCCTCGCCCGGTTCGCCGCGGGCCGTCCGGTCGTCGTGACGGTGACCTCCGCCGTCGCCCTGCTCGTCCTCGCGCTGCCCGTCACCGGCATGAAGATCAACATCGGAGACGCCCAGCAGTTGCCGTCGAGCACGGAGGCACGCCAGTTGGACGACACGGTGGAGGCCCACTTCCCGCCGGGCACCGGAGTCTCCCCGGTGACCGTGGTCCTGAAGCCGGGCACCGATCCGGCGACGGCCGACCGGATCCGGGCGCTCTCGCCGGGCGCCGAGTCCCGTGACCTGCCGGGCGGCACGACGGTCCTGAGCCTGCGGCCGGGCGGCAGCGCCGACGGCAGGGCGGCGACCGACCTGGTCCAGCGCGTACGGGACATACGCGGCGACGAACCCGTCGAGGTCACCGGTGTCGGGGCCCGCCTCGTCGACTTCCGCGAGATGCTCGCCGACCGCGCGCCCTGGGCCGCCGTCACCGTCCTGGGCGGAATCTTCCTCCTGCTCTTCGCCTTCACCGGCTCGGTCCTGATCCCGCTGCGCACCATCGTCACCACGCTGCTCAGCCTGGGTGCCGCGCTCGGTGTGGTGGTCCGGGTGTTCCAGGACGGGCACCTGGCCGGCGTGCTGGGCTCCCAGGAACTCGGCGCGCTGAGCCTGACCGCACCTCCGCTGATCATCGCGATCGCGTTCGGGCTCGCCATGGACTACGAGCTGTTCATCCTCGCCCGGATGCGGGAGGCACGGCTGCAGAGCGGCGACGACCGCGAGGCCGTGGTGACCGGGCTGCGCCGCTCCGGACGCGTGGTCACCTGCGCCGCCCTGCTGCTCGCCGTCGTCTTCGGCGCCTTCATGACGGGCGGCTTCGCACCCATCCTGCAGATCGGCCTCGGGCTGACCCTCGCGGTGCTGATCGACGCGACCCTCGTACGGATGCTCCTCGTCCCGGCGACGATGGCACTGCTCGGGCGGCGCGCCTGGTGGGCGCCGGGATGGCTGCGGCGGGCCCACGACCGGTTCGGGCTGCACGAGGAGGCGCCGCCTGCCGCGCCCGAACTCACCAAGCAACACTGAACTCCCGTCCAGGTAGTGGACGTTGGCCCCGGTCTCCTCGGACCGGGGTTTCGTCGCCACCGTGGTCAGAACGGGCAGCCGTTACTGAGGTAGCGGCGGGTGACGGACGCCGTCGGGAGACGGGCACGGAACTCGTAGCACCACATGGCGCTCGCCGTGACCACCCGCGCGACGACGAGCACCTCGGTGGACGAACGCTCCACGCTCTCGGGCGCGACGACCGGGCCGGTGACCGACTCGCCGCTGGTGTCATCCGTTGTCGGGAGTGAGAGAGCCCGAGGCAGTTCCGTGTCGGTCAACCGGCCGTCGGCCATCGCGTTCTCCAGCCGTCGCTCGATCTTCTGGGCGCTCGCGTCGAGTTCGACGCGGCGGGCCTTCTCCGCCAGCGCGTCGCGCCCCCGCTGGAGGCGGTAACAGCCGTCCGGCTTCAGCTTCTTGGCGTCGACTGCGCCTGGCTCCGCTTTCGCCCGGAACTCGTAGCAGTCCTCACCCTGCGGTCCCGTTCCACCGGACAGCCAGACGAGGGCGACGAGTTGACCGTCCCTGATCTCGGTGTCCTCAACTTCGATGCCCTGGGTCTTCCAGACTTCGGCGGATCGGGCACCCTCCGGACCACCCTCCGCCACCGCCGTGCGCAGCTCGGCAGTGACGTCCTGAGCGACGGCAGCAGGCTCTCGGTAGGGTCTCCCCGACCGGAACCAGCATGCCTTGTCGGCCAGTTCACGTACGGAGACGGGCGGCGGGGTCGCAGCCGCGTTGATTTCGAAGCGATAGCAGCCTTGGGCTTGCGTGCCCCCGAACCCGACGTTCACCATCCCGGTGAACCGAGCCGTGACCGTCACCCGCCCGTCACGCCGCTCGATCGCCTCCCCCGTCTTCCCGATGTTCAGCACCGCACGCTGGATCTCCGTGTCCAGCAACTCGCCGTCGGCGGCCGCCTCCGCCAGACGGTCCCTTGCCCCCTCGGCGGACGCCGTGACGTGATCCCGAGCCTCGGCCCCGGCCTCCCTGCCGGTGTTCCAGAACGACACCATCGCGCCCACGACCAGCACGAGCGCGAGCACCAGCGCACCCAGGCACCCGTTGATCAGACATCCCCCGCGTCTCGCCATGCCCGCACACTCCCCGGGCCGGCGCCCCGGAGCACACCCCTTCTCCGACACGTGACCGAACAGGACCCGGACCGTGGCCCTCCCCCGGAAGCGCAAGCACCGTCAGCCGTCTCAGCCGCTCCCACCGTCTCCTCACAGCAATCTCAGCCAGGCCCCGCCCGATTCAAAGGCCCGCCCCATACAAGAGGCGCACGATGCAAGCGCACCAGTGGTCACAGCAGGAAGGCACCCCCGTGGGCGTCCCGCACATATCCAACGGGCCGGAGCAGCCGGAGACGTGGTCCCGGCGGGGCGTGCTCGCCGTCCTCGGGTTCGTACCGGCCGCCGTCCTGACGGGATGCACCGCCTCGGCGAACGCCTCCAGCGGGAGCACTCCCAAGGCGGCCGGGGCCACCGCCCCCACCCTCACCGTCACACCCACCGACGGCACCAGGAACGCCGCCTTCACCAGCCCCGTCGAGGTCACCGCCCAGACCGGCACGCTCTCCCGCGTCAAGGTGACCCGCGACGACGGCTCCGCTCTGCCCGGGACCTTCAACGGCGCCCGTACGCGATGGACGTCCACCCGCAACCCGTACTCCGGCACCGAGTACACGGTCACGGCAGTGGCACAGGGCAGCGCCGCGGAGACCATGACCTTCAGCACCCGAGCCCCCGCTGACACCTTCATCGGCTACTTCACCCCCGAGGCGGGCCTGACCTCCGGCGTCGGCATGCCCGTGTCGGTCAACTTCACGCACGCCGTGACGGACCGTGCCGCCGTCGAGAAGGCGATCACCGTGACCGCGGATCCGCAGGTGGAGGTGGTGGGGCACTGGTTCAGCGACACCCGGCTGGACTTCCGGCCCGAGGAGTACTGGGCAGCGGGCACGGAGATCACGCTCGGCCTGCGCCTGAAGGACGTCGAGGGCGCGGACGGCGTCCACGGCACCCAGTCCAAGGACGTCACCTTCCACATCGGCCGCGAGCAGATCAGTACGGTCGACCTGGCGAAGAAGACGATGACGGTACGGCGGGACGGGCGGACCCTCGCCACGTATCCCGTGTCCGGCGGGGACGCCGAGCACACCACCTGGTCCGGGATCATGGTGATCAGCGAGCGGTTCAAGGAGACGCGGATGGAGTCGTCCACGGTCGGGCTCGGCGACGAGTACGACATCGACGACGTGCCGCACGCGCAGCGCCTCACCACGTCGGGCACGTTCATCCACGGCAACCACTGGGCGTCGGCGTCGATCTTCGGCAGCAGCAACACCAGCCACGGGTGCATCGGACTGCGTGACACGAAAGGCGCGGACGACACGTCGACGCCGGGCTACGCGTTCTACAAGAGTTCCATGCTCGGCGACGTGGTCGTGGTCGAGAACCCGGGCGGGAACACGGGCGGGGAGACGGGCGAGGACACGGTCGATCCGGCCAACGGCCTCAACGGCTGGAACCTGTCGTGGACGGACTGGCGGGCGGGGAGCGCTCTCTGACACCGCGTCCGATCCGTCCCCTCCTTCACGGTGTGAACTCCCCTGCCCTCTGAGGGCTTTCTCTGCTTTATCTCTTGACGACCGGAGTGCCGAAGAGCACATTGGCCGCGCGGCCGCGTTGAGAGCGCTCTCACATGCTCCCACGCACCCCCGAACCATCTCGGAATCACCCCCGAACCACCCGCGCACCCCCACTCCGTACCCGAAGAGGCACCCATGAGGGAAACTTCAGGCACACCCGTCAGACGCGGTCCACTCCGGCGCACGCTCATCGCACTGGTCAGCGTGTTGAGCCTGGCGGCGGCCGGGGCATCGGCAGCAGAGGCGGACGCGCCCGCGCCGCCCACCGGCTGGACCCAGGTCTTCGTCGACGACTTCAACGGCACGGCGGGCACCGGCGTCAACACCTCGAACTGGCAGTACGCGACCGGCCACGGCTACCCGGGCGGGCCCGCCAACTGGGGCACGGGCGAGATCGAGAACATGACGTCCAGCACCAACAACGTGGCACTGGACGGCGCCGGGAACCTCCGGATCACCCCGCGCCGCGACGCCGCGGGCAACTGGACCTCGGGACGCATCGAGACCAACCGCACCGACTTCCAGCCGCCCGCCGGTGGCAAGCTGCGCGTCCAGTCCCGTATCCAGATGCCGAACGTGACGGGCGCCGCCGCCCGCGGCTACTGGCCGGCGTTCTGGATGCTGGGCGCGCCCTACCGCGGCAACTACCAGAACTGGCCGAGCGTCGGCGAGCTGGACATCCTGGAGAACGTCCAGGGTCTCAACACCGTGTGGGCCACGATGCACTGCGGCACCAACCCGGGCGGCCCCTGCAACGAGACGACCGGCCTCGGCGGCTCCACCGCCTGCCCGGGCGCGACCTGCCAGGCCGGCTTCCACACGTACGGCATGGAGTGGGACCGGTCGACGAGCCCGGAGGAGATCCGCTTCTACGTCGACGGCATCAACTACCACACCGTACGGGCGAACCAGGTCGACGCGACGACCTGGTCGAACGCCACGAACCACGGTTTCTTCATCATCCTGAACGTGGCGATGGGCGGCGGTTTCGTGGACGCCTTCGGCGGCGGTCCGGACGGCGCCACCGTGCCCGGCAACCCACTCGTCGTCGACTACGTCCAGGTGCTGCAGTCCGCGGGCGGCACCACGCCTCCGCCGACCGGCAACCGTGACGCGTACAGCGCGATCCAGGCCGAGTCGTTCGACGGTCAGAGCGGCACGATCACCGAGACCACGACCGACTCCGGCGGCGGCCAGAACATCGGCGCACTCGCCAACGGCGACTGGGCCCTCTTCCGAGGCGTCAACTTCGGCTCCACGGCGGCCAGGCAGTTCAGCGCCCGGGTCGCGAGCGGTGTGGGGGGCGGGGCCAGTGGCCTGGTCGAGGTCCGCCTCGACAGCCGAACGAACGCACCGATCGGCACCTTCGCGCTCGCCAACACCGGCGGGTGGCAGAGCTGGCGGACGGTCCCGACGAACATCAGCAGCGTCACCGGAACGCACGACGTCTATCTGACCTTCACGAGCGGCCAGTCGGCGGACTTCGTGAACGTGAACTGGTTCAACTTCGCCCGCTGAGAGCCGAGTCGGCGAGGAGGGGGCGGGCCCGACAGGCCCGCCCCCTCCTTCGATTCCTTCAACTCCTCTGTTGCCTCAGTGCAGTTCCGCCCGGAACGCCGCCGGCGCCACCCCGGTGTGCTGGTGGAAGAACTTGGTGAAGTTGGCCGCGTCGGGGAAGCCCACCGAGACCCCGATGCGGCCGATCGGCATGTCCGTGTGGGCGAGGAGCCGCTTGGCCTCCAGGACGACCCGCTTGTCGATGAAGCCCTTCGGGGTCTCGCCCGTCGCGGCGCGGACGGCCCGGACGAGGGTGCGGCGGGAGTAGCCGAGGGTGTCGGCGTACGCGCTGACGCTGTGGTTGGTGGCGAAGCCCTTCTCGACCGCCTCGCGGAAGCGGGTGAAGGTGGTGTCCGCCTGGTCGCGTGCCGCGTCGGCGGAGCTGGCCGCGAGGTGGGCCAGGCGGAGCAGGAACGCGGTCAGGGAGTGCCGCAGCACAGAGGTGTGCAGGGTGAGCGGCAGCGTGGTCGTGTCGACGTACTCGCGTTCCAGTTGGGCGAGGCCGGCCCTCAGTCCTGCGAGCTGGGCCGGATCGGGCCTCAGCAGGGGCGGCAGGTCGTAGCGGTAGAGGCCGGTCGACTCGACCGTGGCACGGGGCAGGAAGCCCGGCTGCATGATCAGGACCGTTCCGCGGTAGGCCTCCGTGCTGGAGAAGCGGTGGACCTGGCCGGGGCGTATCCACAGGAGCTCACCGGCCAGGACCTCGTACTCGGTGAAGTCGACCATGTGCCGGACCGGGCCGTCCCCGAAGAGCATGACCACGTGGAAGTCGATGCGGTGGACGCGCTCGATCGCCTCGTTCGCGTGCCAGGTCCGGCCTGGCTCCATCGGACCGACCTGCATGCCGACTCCGCAGACGCTCAGGTCGACGGGAAAGGGAAAGGTTCTGATCCCGTCGCCGCCGTCACCGTCTCGGCCATCGACGTCACGGCCGCCACCTTCACGGCCGCCACCGCCTTGGGTGCTTCTGTCCGCCATGTCCCTCTCGCGTCGGCTCGGTCCCGCAGTCGTTGTCCCACTTTCACCAAAGGCTGACACAGGGCCACCTTCCCCGGCAAAAGTCTGACTTTTAAGTTTGAACGCAACCGAGCAGTTACTGGGCTTCTACCGAGGATTTCTTGAAGATGAGCACGCAGACACCTGACAGCTTTGAGTGGACCGATCTGGACCGGCGAGCCGTCGACACGGCCCGTCTGCTTGCGGCGGATGCCGTGCAGAAGGTCGGGAACGGTCATCCCGGAACCGCGATGAGCCTCGCCCCGGCGGCATACACCCTCTTTCAGAAGGTGATGCGACACGATCCCGCGGATCCCGAGTGGACCGGTCGCGACCGCTTCGTCCTCTCCCCCGGCCACACCTCGCTGACCCTCTACACCCAGCTCTTCCTCTCCGGGTACGAGCTGGAGCTGGACGACCTCAAGGCGTTCCGCACGCACGGCTCGAAGACGCCCGGGCACCCGGAGTACGGGCACACGGCCGGGGTCGAGACGACCACGGGCCCCCTCGGCCAGGGCGTCGCCAACGCGGTGGGCATGGCGATGGCCGCCCGCTTCGAGCGCGGCCTGTTCGACCCCGAGGCCCCCGAGGGCGAGTCCCCCTTCGACCACACCGTCTGGGCGA contains:
- a CDS encoding helix-turn-helix transcriptional regulator, with the translated sequence MADRSTQGGGGREGGGRDVDGRDGDGGDGIRTFPFPVDLSVCGVGMQVGPMEPGRTWHANEAIERVHRIDFHVVMLFGDGPVRHMVDFTEYEVLAGELLWIRPGQVHRFSSTEAYRGTVLIMQPGFLPRATVESTGLYRYDLPPLLRPDPAQLAGLRAGLAQLEREYVDTTTLPLTLHTSVLRHSLTAFLLRLAHLAASSADAARDQADTTFTRFREAVEKGFATNHSVSAYADTLGYSRRTLVRAVRAATGETPKGFIDKRVVLEAKRLLAHTDMPIGRIGVSVGFPDAANFTKFFHQHTGVAPAAFRAELH
- a CDS encoding L,D-transpeptidase, with translation MGVPHISNGPEQPETWSRRGVLAVLGFVPAAVLTGCTASANASSGSTPKAAGATAPTLTVTPTDGTRNAAFTSPVEVTAQTGTLSRVKVTRDDGSALPGTFNGARTRWTSTRNPYSGTEYTVTAVAQGSAAETMTFSTRAPADTFIGYFTPEAGLTSGVGMPVSVNFTHAVTDRAAVEKAITVTADPQVEVVGHWFSDTRLDFRPEEYWAAGTEITLGLRLKDVEGADGVHGTQSKDVTFHIGREQISTVDLAKKTMTVRRDGRTLATYPVSGGDAEHTTWSGIMVISERFKETRMESSTVGLGDEYDIDDVPHAQRLTTSGTFIHGNHWASASIFGSSNTSHGCIGLRDTKGADDTSTPGYAFYKSSMLGDVVVVENPGGNTGGETGEDTVDPANGLNGWNLSWTDWRAGSAL
- a CDS encoding glycoside hydrolase family 16 protein; translation: MRETSGTPVRRGPLRRTLIALVSVLSLAAAGASAAEADAPAPPTGWTQVFVDDFNGTAGTGVNTSNWQYATGHGYPGGPANWGTGEIENMTSSTNNVALDGAGNLRITPRRDAAGNWTSGRIETNRTDFQPPAGGKLRVQSRIQMPNVTGAAARGYWPAFWMLGAPYRGNYQNWPSVGELDILENVQGLNTVWATMHCGTNPGGPCNETTGLGGSTACPGATCQAGFHTYGMEWDRSTSPEEIRFYVDGINYHTVRANQVDATTWSNATNHGFFIILNVAMGGGFVDAFGGGPDGATVPGNPLVVDYVQVLQSAGGTTPPPTGNRDAYSAIQAESFDGQSGTITETTTDSGGGQNIGALANGDWALFRGVNFGSTAARQFSARVASGVGGGASGLVEVRLDSRTNAPIGTFALANTGGWQSWRTVPTNISSVTGTHDVYLTFTSGQSADFVNVNWFNFAR
- a CDS encoding MMPL family transporter — translated: MLDTIARASTRRPLTVIGLWLLFLLLGFGLGTGVFGRLSDSVPDVPGTESDRAAVHLDGIDPVGESITGVVGGTAVSDPGLRAQVEGAVADLRDAAGIAAVPDPYDAPGLLAEDGQALVIPVTLKGGLDDEAEEKVLDTASDRIHEIKAPEVHVSGGPLLGQQLGERAQEDVARAEIISLPVVLVLLLVIFGGLRAAGLPLLVAVSGIAGAFLALFGFSQFTDISVYAIQVTTMLGLGLAVDYALLMVVRFREERRTTDDVVEAVHRTVARAGRTVLFSGLTVAVSLTGLLVFPSTFLRSMGLAVAAVVVVDMLAALTLLPALLARFGGKIAPARTKPAGEEGRVFARLARFAAGRPVVVTVTSAVALLVLALPVTGMKINIGDAQQLPSSTEARQLDDTVEAHFPPGTGVSPVTVVLKPGTDPATADRIRALSPGAESRDLPGGTTVLSLRPGGSADGRAATDLVQRVRDIRGDEPVEVTGVGARLVDFREMLADRAPWAAVTVLGGIFLLLFAFTGSVLIPLRTIVTTLLSLGAALGVVVRVFQDGHLAGVLGSQELGALSLTAPPLIIAIAFGLAMDYELFILARMREARLQSGDDREAVVTGLRRSGRVVTCAALLLAVVFGAFMTGGFAPILQIGLGLTLAVLIDATLVRMLLVPATMALLGRRAWWAPGWLRRAHDRFGLHEEAPPAAPELTKQH